Proteins co-encoded in one Arachis stenosperma cultivar V10309 chromosome 7, arast.V10309.gnm1.PFL2, whole genome shotgun sequence genomic window:
- the LOC130939513 gene encoding protein FAR1-RELATED SEQUENCE 5-like: protein MSGIFTDTEMNEQYQENDDFNQQEELVSDQDMMDEQNEFEQDFRDEFTEGAFFSESDMSDYIVEAAYAVDSVQDITSLKFSENFAEEIGKYHFSTLQLAFDFYMKYSKSKGFSVRKSKTFKNSSCEIYRQMFVCHRQGFRMEKYYTMEKRKKEPRLETRTGCKARMDVKFVPESGRWHIFYFSDQHNHDLLDTQFSAMLPAHRKMSEADIMQMMNMLKSGISTSQIFGLLASQAGGYEFVGYGPRDMYNEIARQRRQIPGDAARVLKKLEDMRLKDPQLYFKACHDSRGLLRNLFWSDGISQLDYRLFGDIIAFDATYKKNKYSCPLVIFSGVNHHNQTIVFAAALIADETTDTYVWLLRQLMFAMRGKTPTSIITDGAMAIRNAVRDVFPEVRHRLCAWHLIRNATSNVGNPSFTSKFRKIMTGDYEIPVFKRKWDQLIEEFGIEDKPWVINMYEEKHMWATAYLRGKFFAGFRTTSRCEGLHSVVGRYVGSRYDLTSFVENFQRCVAHMRFNEFNADYESTRGVPVMQTCIELLERYAVELYTHEIFLFFRPFLSRARSMRVLNIDNTDDCIKYIVCKHGRPDFTWTVDFRQEEMIFMCTCLRMESFGIPCEHIVKVLVDRDIREILRSLVLDRWTKKVKSALNDPSGFTRDAVVISRQSALVEFSKQLAAVAAKVPERYEETRDLIMGLYSSYKAADEGDNQPHSGVARSSNPYVHPTTGGSGQPSKKKKRQRCSVCQMEGHKKTTCPWQKDIDNNVIENEAIGSDDGDMCTEATADKGTLALHRRRRRFQFLSAAAVSSSSAPPPSPVPQRRRRLQFLSTAASSSSPCPEPSKSTGPRRLFILTHQTKTLGSLCILQRFCRSAAAVRAVGAVRGLALSCSSASCFPVIRPTSVAISVFVGLEQLAAVSPLAVVSRVAVVSLVAVRASIQG from the exons GAATGAATTCGAACAAGATTTCAGAGATGAATTTACCGAGGGAGCGTTTTTTTCTGAATCTGATATGTCAGATTATATTGTTGAAGCCGCTTATGCGGTTGACTCCGTGCAAGACATTACATCTTTGAAATTTAGTGAGAATTTTGCGGAGGAAATTGGCAAATACCACTTTTCTACTTTGCAGCTTGcatttgatttttatatgaaGTACTCAAAGTCGAAGGGCTTTAGTGTAAGAAAGAGCAAGACCTTCAAAAATAGTAGTTGCGAGATTTACAGACAAATGTTTGTATGCCATAGGCAAGGATTCAGGATGGAGAAATATTACACGATGgaaaaaaggaagaaggagCCTAGATTGGAAACAAGAACTGGATGTAAAGCCCGAATGGATGTTAAATTTGTACCAGAAAGTGGAAGGTGGCATATCTTTTATTTCTCTGACCAACACAACCATGATCTATTGGATACACAATTCAGTGCTATGTTGCCTGCCCACAGAAAAATGTCAGAGGCAGATATTATGCAAATGATGAACATGCTAAAGTCAGGGATCAGTACCTCACAGATATTTGGTCTTCTAGCTAGTCAGGCAGGCGGGTACGAATTTGTTGGCTATGGTCCAAGAGATATGTACAATGAGATTGCACGGCAAAGGCGTCAAATTCCTGGAGATGCAGCACGAGTGTTGAAGAAGTTGGAGGATATGCGGTTGAAGGATCCCCAATTATATTTCAAGGCATGTCACGATTCAAGAGGTTTGTTACGTAATTTGTTCTGGTCTGATGGGATTAGCCAACTAGACTACCGACTCTTTGGGGATATTATAGCTTTTGATGCTACGTACAAGAAGAACAAGTATAGTTGTCCATTAGTAATATTCAGCGGGGTTAACCACCACAACCAAACAATTGTTTTTGCTGCTGCGTTAATTGCGGACGAAACTACTGATACATATGTTTGGCTCCTGCGTCAGCTCATGTTTGCAATGAGGGGAAAGACCCCGACCTCAATCATAACTGATGGGGCCATGGCGATTAGGAATGCAGTGAGAGATGTATTTCCCGAAGTCAGACATAGATTATGCGCTTGGCACCTTATTCGAAATGCAACTAGCAATGTTGGAAATCCATCGTTTACAtctaaatttagaaaaattatgaCAGGAGACTACGAGATTCCCGTGTTTAAGCGTAAGTGGGATCAGCTTATTGAAGAATTTGGCATTGAGGATAAGCCCTGGGTGATCAACATGTACGAAGAGAAGCATATGTGGGCTACTGCATATCTAAGAGGAAAATTCTTTGCTGGCTTTAGAACTACATCAAGATGTGAAGGTTTACACTCAGTTGTGGGAAGGTATGTGGGGTCGCGGTATGATTTGACAAGTTTTGTAGAGAATTTTCAAAGGTGTGTAGCACACATGCGCTTTAACGAATTTAATGCTGATTATGAATCTACACGTGGGGTGCCCGTCATGCAAACTTGTATAGAGCTGCTAGAGAGATATGCTGTTGAGTTATACACTCATGagatatttcttttctttcggccATTTCTCTCCAGAGCTAGATCAATGCGGGTTCTGAACATAGATAATACCGATGATTGCATAAAGTACATTGTGTGTAAGCATGGGAGGCCCGATTTTACGTGGACCGTTGATTTTCGTCAAGAAGAAATGATCTTCATGTGTACCTGTTTACGAATGGAGTCATTTGGTATTCCCTGCGAACATATTGTGAAAGTTCTGGTTGACAGAGACATCCGTGAGATTCTCCGGTCATTGGTATTGGATAGATGGACAAAAAAGGTTAAATCAGCACTCAATGATCCAAGTGGGTTCACCAGGGATGCTGTTGTTATTAGTCGTCAAAGTGCTTTGGTGGAATTTTCTAAACAACTGGCTGCTGTTGCTGCTAAAGTACCAGAGAGATATGAAGAGACACGTGATTTAATTATGGGATTGTACTCATCTTACAAGGCTGCAGACGAAGGAGATAATCAACCTCACTCAGGTGTAGCTAGAAGTAGCAATCCGTATGTGCATCCAACCACTGGAGGCTCAGGACAGCCATCTAAGAAGAAGAAGCGGCAACGTTGTAGTGTTTGTCAAATGGAAGGACATAAGAAGACAACATGTCCTTGGCAAAAGGACATTGACAACAACGTTATAGAAAATGAAGCAATCGGTTCGGACGATGGAGACATGTGTACCGAAGCGACGGCTGA CAAAGGAACCCTAGCCCTCCATCGTCGCCGCCGCCGTTTCCAGTTCCTCAGCGCCGCCGCCGTCTCCAGTTCCTCAGCGCCGCCGCCGTCTCCAGTTCCTCAGCGCCGCCGCCGTCTCCAGTTCCTCAGCACCGCCGCTTCTTCCTCTTCCCCGTGTCCGGAACCCAGTAAATCGACAGGTCCTCGACGGCTCTTCATCTTAACTCACCAAACCAAAACCCTAGGTTCTCTCTGCATTTTGCAACGGTTCTGCCGCAGTGCTGCCGCCGTCCGTGCTGTCGGCGCCGTCCGTGGCCTGGCCCTCTCTTGTAGCTCGGCGTCCTGCTTTCCCGTCATCCGTCCGACCTCCGTGGCTATCTCTGTTTTTGTTGGCTTGGAGCAACTTGCTGCCGTATCGCCGCTCGCCGTCGTCTCCCGGGTAGCCGTCGTCTCCCTGGTCGCTGTCCGTGCCTCCATCCAAGGTTAG
- the LOC130941357 gene encoding cytochrome P450 716A67-like — protein sequence MEGLPLLSTMNLGTMSTVIGVGLLIWWLWSALKWVWLKPKSIERRLRQQGIKGNSYRPLVGDIRDMIKMIKQVKSKPMDPHSNEIAPRVLPYVVHTIAKYGKSSFMWLGPTPRLFILDPDKIKEITNKVYEFQKPDTSPLFKLLASGFANYDGDKWAKHRKIVSPAFNVEKLKVLIPIFVECCDDMISKWENVLASSDGPCEMDVWPSIQNVSSDVLARAGFGSSFEEGKRVFQLQREMLQLTMTLFKFAFLPGYRFLPTRTNRRMKAIDKEIRGSLMNIINRRLKLIKAGEATNNDLLGILLESNYKESEKNKGAGMSLREVVEEVKLFYLAGQEANAELLVWTMLLLSKHPDWQEKAREEVFKVFGNEKPDYDKIGQLKIVPMILQESLRLYPPVVMFARFLRKDAKLGDLIIPAGVELVVPISMLHQEKEFWGDDAKEFKPERFAEGVSKATNGKISYMPFGWGPRLCIGQNFGLLEAKIAVSMILQRFSFTLSPSYTHSPSFIITLQPEHGAHLILQKL from the exons ATGGAGGGGCTGCCACTATTATCAACAATGAATTTGGGCACTATGAGCACCGTGATCGGTGTGGGGCTACTGATATGGTGGTTGTGGAGTGCACTCAAGTGGGTGTGGCTGAAGCCAAAGAGCATAGAGAGGCGTCTAAGGCAGCAGGGCATTAAGGGAAATTCATACCGCCCTTTGGTTGGAGACATTAGAGATATGATTAAAATGATTAAACAAGTTAAATCCAAACCCATGGATCCTCATTCCAACGAGATTGCTCCTCGAGTTTTGCCCTATGTTGTCCACACCATTGCTAAATACG GGAAGAGTTCATTTATGTGGCTTGGTCCAACACCAAGGCTATTCATCTTGGATCCagacaaaataaaggaaattaccAACAAAGTGTATGAATTTCAAAAGCCTGATACAAGTCCACTTTTCAAGCTTCTTGCTTCGGGCTTTGCAAATTATGATGGTGACAAGTGGGCTAAACACAGGAAGATCGTAAGTCCAGCATTCAATGTTGAGAAATTGAAG GTCTTGATACCAATATTTGTTGAGTGTTGCGATGACATGATAAGCAAATGGGAGAATGTATTAGCTTCTTCTGATGGACCATGTGAGATGGATGTATGGCCTTCCATACAAAACGTGTCGAGCGATGTCCTCGCTCGCGCCGGCTTTGGAAGTAGCTTCGAAGAAGGAAAGAGAGTCTTCCAACTCCAAAGAGAGATGCTTCAACTCACAATGACACTCTTTAAATTCGCTTTCCTTCCAGGGTACAG ATTTCTACCGACTCGTACCAACCGAAGGATGAAAGCTATTGACAAGGAAATACGAGGATCGCTAATGAATATCATCAACCGAAGATTGAAATTAATAAAAGCAGGGGAGGCCACAAACAATGACTTGTTGGGGATACTTTTGGAATCAAATTACAAGGAATCTGAGAAAAATAAGGGCGCAGGAATGAGTTTAAGAGAGGTAGTGGAAGAGGTCAAACTGTTTTACTTAGCTGGACAGGAAGCCAATGCAGAATTGCTAGTGTGGACCATGTTGCTGCTAAGCAAGCATCCTGATTGGCAAGAAAAGGCAAGGGAGGAAGTTTTTAAAGTGTTTGGAAACGAAAAACCAGACTATGACAAGATAGGTCAACTAAAGATT GTGCCAATGATTCTACAGGAGAGCCTTAGGCTATATCCACCAGTGGTCATGTTCGCGCGATTTCTACGCAAAGATGCAAAACTTGGAGACCTCATAATTCCTGCAGGGGTGGAACTTGTAGTGCCTATATCAATGCTACACCAGGAAAAGGAATTTTGGGGAGATGATGCCAAGGAGTTCAAGCCAGAGAGGTTTGCTGAAGGAGTATCAAAGGCAACAAATGGGAAAATTTCATACATGCCATTTGGATGGGGTCCTCGACTCTGCATAGGGCAAAACTTTGGATTGTTAGAGGCAAAGATAGCTGTGTCCATGATCTTGCAACGTTTCTCCTTTACATTGTCTCCATCTTATACTCATTCTCCATCCTTTATTATTACACTTCAGCCTGAGCACGGGGCACATTTGATATTACAAAAGTTGTAA